The following are encoded in a window of Alosa sapidissima isolate fAloSap1 chromosome 12, fAloSap1.pri, whole genome shotgun sequence genomic DNA:
- the myoc gene encoding myocilin isoform X1 codes for MLSVATLLCVSCLLLGARGQDRTAMWRGNDRSGRCQYTFTVNSPTEASCPTQAGGPEMDALKSRLSLLEVMVTRLAGGEASGAVGTAAGGPGAGVVQQQQQQQQQKLQEAYSQAMGEKAQLRREKDNLDRQVQDLQRRLEESRQEAERLRSRPCVQTPPAASAPQQDSGLRPAGGPSVLSHLVPSGQTGSLRDPSWHYGSPGYQELKAEVTEVPVPTPAYIEVGTGCGELVAIGEPVTHRKADTIAGKYGVWMQDPEAVAPYGAGMVWRIDTVGSEVRQLFGYEDTDQLARGYPTKVLLLPEAVESTGATMYRGSLYYQRRRSRTLLRYDLSSESIAARRDLPHAGFHGQFPYSWGGYTDIDLAVDEQGLWAIYSTNKAKGAIVIAKLDPHSLEVLKTWETNIRKVTAANAFMICGRLYTVASYTAAETTINYTFDTATSQGKALSVPLKNKYRYNSMIDYNPVQRKLFAWDNYHIVSYDVRLGRQQ; via the exons ATGTTGTCTGTGGCCACTCTGTTGTGTGTCTCCTGCCTGCTCCTGGGGGCCAGGGGGCAGGACCGAACGGCCATGTGGAGGGGGAATGACCGCAGCGGCCGCTGCCAGTACACCTTCACCGTCAACAGCCCCACGGAGGCCAGCTGTCCCACCCAAGCTGGAGGTCCCGAGATGGACGCTCTCAAATCCAGGCTGAGCCTGCTGGAGGTCATGGTGACCCGACTGGCCGGCGGAGAGGCGTCGGGGGCCGTGGGCACCGCTGCAGGTGGACCTGGGGCCGGCGtcgtccagcagcagcagcagcagcagcagcagaagcttCAGGAGGCGTACAGCCAGGCCATGGGGGAGAAAGCCCAGCTCCGCAGGGAGAAGGACAAcctggacaggcaggtgcaggacCTCCAGAGGAGGCTGGAGGAGTCGCGGCAGGAGGCCGAGAGGCTGAGGAGCCGACCCTGCGTCCAGACGCCGCCGGCGGCCAGCGCTCCGCAGCAGGACAGCGGCCTCCGACCCGCAGGAG GTCCAAGTGTGCTCTCGCATCTTGTGCCCAGCGGGCAGACTGGCAGTCTAAGAG ACCCATCCTGGCATTATGGATCCCCGGGGTATCAAGAGCTCAAGGCAGAGGTGACCGAGGTACCTGTACCAACACCTGCATACATCGAGGTTGGCACAG GTTGTGGTGAGCTGGTGGCCATCGGGGAGCCTGTGACCCACCGCAAGGCCGACACCATCGCCGGCAAATACGGCGTGTGGATGCAGGACCCCGAGGCGGTGGCACCGTACGGCGCGGGCATGGTGTGGCGCATCGACACAGTGGGCTCGGAGGTGCGGCAGCTCTTTGGCTACGAGGACACGGACCAGTTGGCGCGCGGCTACCCCACCAAGGTCCTGCTGCTGCCCGAGGCCGTAGAGAGCACTGGCGCCACCATGTACCGCGGCTCACTCTACTACCAGCGCCGGCGCAGCCGCACTCTGCTGCGCTACGACCTGTCGTCGGAGAGCATCGCCGCCCGCCGCGACCTGCCGCACGCCGGCTTCCACGGGCAGTTCCCCTACTCGTGGGGCGGCTACACCGACATCGACCTGGCCGTGGACGAGCAGGGCCTCTGGGCCATCTACAGCACCAACAAGGCCAAGGGGGCCATCGTCATCGCCAAGCTGGACCCACACAGCCTGGAGGTGCTCAAGACCTGGGAGACCAACATCCGCAAGGTCACGGCGGCCAACGCCTTCATGATATGTGGCCGACTGTACACAGTGGCCAGTTACACGGCGGCGGAGACCACCATCAACTACACCTTCGACACGGCCACCAGCCAAGGCAAGGCTCTGTCGGTGCCGCTAAAGAACAAGTACCGCTACAACAGCATGATAGACTACAACCCGGTGCAAAGGAAGCTGTTTGCCTGGGACAACTACCACATTGTTTCCTACGACGTCCGACTGGGCAGGCAGCAGTAG
- the myoc gene encoding myocilin isoform X2: MLSVATLLCVSCLLLGARGQDRTAMWRGNDRSGRCQYTFTVNSPTEASCPTQAGGPEMDALKSRLSLLEVMVTRLAGGEASGAVGTAAGGPGAGVVQQQQQQQQQKLQEAYSQAMGEKAQLRREKDNLDRQVQDLQRRLEESRQEAERLRSRPCVQTPPAASAPQQDSGLRPAGDPSWHYGSPGYQELKAEVTEVPVPTPAYIEVGTGCGELVAIGEPVTHRKADTIAGKYGVWMQDPEAVAPYGAGMVWRIDTVGSEVRQLFGYEDTDQLARGYPTKVLLLPEAVESTGATMYRGSLYYQRRRSRTLLRYDLSSESIAARRDLPHAGFHGQFPYSWGGYTDIDLAVDEQGLWAIYSTNKAKGAIVIAKLDPHSLEVLKTWETNIRKVTAANAFMICGRLYTVASYTAAETTINYTFDTATSQGKALSVPLKNKYRYNSMIDYNPVQRKLFAWDNYHIVSYDVRLGRQQ; this comes from the exons ATGTTGTCTGTGGCCACTCTGTTGTGTGTCTCCTGCCTGCTCCTGGGGGCCAGGGGGCAGGACCGAACGGCCATGTGGAGGGGGAATGACCGCAGCGGCCGCTGCCAGTACACCTTCACCGTCAACAGCCCCACGGAGGCCAGCTGTCCCACCCAAGCTGGAGGTCCCGAGATGGACGCTCTCAAATCCAGGCTGAGCCTGCTGGAGGTCATGGTGACCCGACTGGCCGGCGGAGAGGCGTCGGGGGCCGTGGGCACCGCTGCAGGTGGACCTGGGGCCGGCGtcgtccagcagcagcagcagcagcagcagcagaagcttCAGGAGGCGTACAGCCAGGCCATGGGGGAGAAAGCCCAGCTCCGCAGGGAGAAGGACAAcctggacaggcaggtgcaggacCTCCAGAGGAGGCTGGAGGAGTCGCGGCAGGAGGCCGAGAGGCTGAGGAGCCGACCCTGCGTCCAGACGCCGCCGGCGGCCAGCGCTCCGCAGCAGGACAGCGGCCTCCGACCCGCAGGAG ACCCATCCTGGCATTATGGATCCCCGGGGTATCAAGAGCTCAAGGCAGAGGTGACCGAGGTACCTGTACCAACACCTGCATACATCGAGGTTGGCACAG GTTGTGGTGAGCTGGTGGCCATCGGGGAGCCTGTGACCCACCGCAAGGCCGACACCATCGCCGGCAAATACGGCGTGTGGATGCAGGACCCCGAGGCGGTGGCACCGTACGGCGCGGGCATGGTGTGGCGCATCGACACAGTGGGCTCGGAGGTGCGGCAGCTCTTTGGCTACGAGGACACGGACCAGTTGGCGCGCGGCTACCCCACCAAGGTCCTGCTGCTGCCCGAGGCCGTAGAGAGCACTGGCGCCACCATGTACCGCGGCTCACTCTACTACCAGCGCCGGCGCAGCCGCACTCTGCTGCGCTACGACCTGTCGTCGGAGAGCATCGCCGCCCGCCGCGACCTGCCGCACGCCGGCTTCCACGGGCAGTTCCCCTACTCGTGGGGCGGCTACACCGACATCGACCTGGCCGTGGACGAGCAGGGCCTCTGGGCCATCTACAGCACCAACAAGGCCAAGGGGGCCATCGTCATCGCCAAGCTGGACCCACACAGCCTGGAGGTGCTCAAGACCTGGGAGACCAACATCCGCAAGGTCACGGCGGCCAACGCCTTCATGATATGTGGCCGACTGTACACAGTGGCCAGTTACACGGCGGCGGAGACCACCATCAACTACACCTTCGACACGGCCACCAGCCAAGGCAAGGCTCTGTCGGTGCCGCTAAAGAACAAGTACCGCTACAACAGCATGATAGACTACAACCCGGTGCAAAGGAAGCTGTTTGCCTGGGACAACTACCACATTGTTTCCTACGACGTCCGACTGGGCAGGCAGCAGTAG